From Pongo pygmaeus isolate AG05252 chromosome 1, NHGRI_mPonPyg2-v2.0_pri, whole genome shotgun sequence, one genomic window encodes:
- the SRSF4 gene encoding serine/arginine-rich splicing factor 4 isoform X3, with protein MPRVYIGRLSYQARERDVERFFKGYGKILEVDLKNGYGFVEFDDLRDADDAVYELNGKDLCGERVIVEHARGPRRDGSYGSGRSGYGYRRSGRDKYGPPTRTEYRLIVENLSSRCSWQDLKDYMRQAGEVTYADAHKGRKNEGVIEFVSYSDMKRALEKLDGTEVNGRKIRLVEDKPGSRRRRSYSRSRSHSRSGSRSRSKSRSRSQSRSRSKKEKSRSPSKDKSRSRSRSAGKSRSKSKDQAEEKIQNNDNAGKPKSRSPSRHKSKSKSRSRSQERRVEEEKRGSVSRGRSQEKSLRQSRSRSRSKGGSRSRSRSRSKSKDKRKGRKRSREESRSRSRSRSKSERSRKRGSKRDSKAGSSKKKKKEDTDRSQSRSPSRSVSKEREHAKSESSQREGRGESENAGTNQETRSRSRSNSKSKPNVPSESRSRSKSASKTRSRSKSRSRSASRSPSRSRSRSHSRS; from the exons ATGCCGCGGGTGTACATCGGCCGCCTGAGCTACCAGGCCCGGGAGCGCGATGTGGAGCGTTTCTTTAAGGGCTACGGGAAGATCCTGGAGGTGGATCTGAAGAACGG ATATGGTTTTGTGGAGTTTGATGATCTGCGTGATGCAGATGATGCTGTTTATGAACTGAATGGCAAAGACCTTTGTGGTGAGCGAGTAATTGTTGAGCATGCCCGCGGCCCACGGCGAGATGGCAGTTACGGTTCTGGACGCA GTGGATATGGTTATAGAAGAAGTGGCCGAGATAAATATGGCCCTCCTACTCGCACAGAGTACAGACTTATTGTGGAGAATTTGTCAAGTCGGTGCAGCTGGCAAGACCTAAAG gatTATATGCGTCAGGCAGGAGAAGTGACTTATGCAGATGCTCACAAGGGACGCAAAAATGAAGGGGTGATTGAATTTGTATCTTATTCTGATATGAAAAGAGCTTTGGAAAAGTTGGATGGAACTGAAGTCAATGGCAGAAAAATCAGATTAGTTGAAGACAAGCCAGGTTCCAGACGACGCCGGTCCTACTCCAGAAGCCGGAGTCATTCAAG GTCGGGCTCCCGCTCCCGGAGCAAGAGCCGGAGCCGGAGCCAGAGTCGGAGccggagcaagaaagagaaaagcaggagCCCCAGCAAGGACAAGAGCCGCAGCCGCAGCCGTAGTGCTGGCAAGAGCCGCAGCAAGAGCAAAGACCAAGCTGAAGAGAAGATCCAAAACAATGACAATGCCGGGAAACCCAAGAGCCGGAGTCCTAGCAGGCATAAAAGTAAGAGCAAAAGTCGGAGCAGGAGTCAGGAGAGGAGAGTAGAGGAAGAGAAGCGAGGGAGTGTGAGCAGAGGCAGAAGCCAGGAGAAGAGCCTCCGCCAGAGTCGGAGCCGGAGCAGGAGCAAAGGGGGCAGCAGGAGCCGGAGCAGGAGCCGCAGCAAGAGCAAGGACAAGAGAAAGGGCAGGAAGAGAAGCAGGGAGGAGAGCCGCAGCCGTAGTCGCAGCCGCAGCAAGAGTGAGAGGAGCAGAAAGCGAGGCAGCAAGCGAGACAGCAAGGCGGGCAGcagcaagaagaagaagaaggaagacacTGACCGCTCCCAGTCCAGATCTCCATCCCGCTCCGTGTCAAAGGAGCGGGAACATGCCAAGTCTGAATCCAGCCAGAGGGAAGGTCGAGGAGAGAGTGAGAATGCTGGCACCAATCAGGAGACCCGGTCCAGGTCGAGATCCAATTCCAAATCGAAACCAAACGTTCCATCAGAATCACGCTCCAGATCAAAGTCAGCTTCAAAAACCCGATCTCGGTCCAAGTCTAGATCCAGGTCTGCTTCCAGATCACCCTCCCGATCTAGATCTAGGTCCCACTCAAGGTCCTAA
- the SRSF4 gene encoding serine/arginine-rich splicing factor 4 isoform X1: protein MPRVYIGRLSYQARERDVERFFKGYGKILEVDLKNGYGFVEFDDLRDADDAVYELNGKDLCGERVIVEHARGPRRDGSYGSGRSGYGYRRSGRDKYGPPTRTEYRLIVENLSSRCSWQDLKDYMRQAGEVTYADAHKGRKNEGVIEFVSYSDMKRALEKLDGTEVNGRKIRLVEDKPGSRRRRSYSRSRSHSRSRSRSRHSRKSRSRSGSSKSSHSKSRSRSRSGSRSRSKSRSRSQSRSRSKKEKSRSPSKDKSRSRSRSAGKSRSKSKDQAEEKIQNNDNAGKPKSRSPSRHKSKSKSRSRSQERRVEEEKRGSVSRGRSQEKSLRQSRSRSRSKGGSRSRSRSRSKSKDKRKGRKRSREESRSRSRSRSKSERSRKRGSKRDSKAGSSKKKKKEDTDRSQSRSPSRSVSKEREHAKSESSQREGRGESENAGTNQETRSRSRSNSKSKPNVPSESRSRSKSASKTRSRSKSRSRSASRSPSRSRSRSHSRS, encoded by the exons ATGCCGCGGGTGTACATCGGCCGCCTGAGCTACCAGGCCCGGGAGCGCGATGTGGAGCGTTTCTTTAAGGGCTACGGGAAGATCCTGGAGGTGGATCTGAAGAACGG ATATGGTTTTGTGGAGTTTGATGATCTGCGTGATGCAGATGATGCTGTTTATGAACTGAATGGCAAAGACCTTTGTGGTGAGCGAGTAATTGTTGAGCATGCCCGCGGCCCACGGCGAGATGGCAGTTACGGTTCTGGACGCA GTGGATATGGTTATAGAAGAAGTGGCCGAGATAAATATGGCCCTCCTACTCGCACAGAGTACAGACTTATTGTGGAGAATTTGTCAAGTCGGTGCAGCTGGCAAGACCTAAAG gatTATATGCGTCAGGCAGGAGAAGTGACTTATGCAGATGCTCACAAGGGACGCAAAAATGAAGGGGTGATTGAATTTGTATCTTATTCTGATATGAAAAGAGCTTTGGAAAAGTTGGATGGAACTGAAGTCAATGGCAGAAAAATCAGATTAGTTGAAGACAAGCCAGGTTCCAGACGACGCCGGTCCTACTCCAGAAGCCGGAGTCATTCAAG GTCTCGCTCTCGAAGCAGACATTCCCGTAAGAGCAGAAGCCGAAGTGGCAGCAGCAAAAGCAGTCATTCTAAGAGTAGATCCCGGTCCAG GTCGGGCTCCCGCTCCCGGAGCAAGAGCCGGAGCCGGAGCCAGAGTCGGAGccggagcaagaaagagaaaagcaggagCCCCAGCAAGGACAAGAGCCGCAGCCGCAGCCGTAGTGCTGGCAAGAGCCGCAGCAAGAGCAAAGACCAAGCTGAAGAGAAGATCCAAAACAATGACAATGCCGGGAAACCCAAGAGCCGGAGTCCTAGCAGGCATAAAAGTAAGAGCAAAAGTCGGAGCAGGAGTCAGGAGAGGAGAGTAGAGGAAGAGAAGCGAGGGAGTGTGAGCAGAGGCAGAAGCCAGGAGAAGAGCCTCCGCCAGAGTCGGAGCCGGAGCAGGAGCAAAGGGGGCAGCAGGAGCCGGAGCAGGAGCCGCAGCAAGAGCAAGGACAAGAGAAAGGGCAGGAAGAGAAGCAGGGAGGAGAGCCGCAGCCGTAGTCGCAGCCGCAGCAAGAGTGAGAGGAGCAGAAAGCGAGGCAGCAAGCGAGACAGCAAGGCGGGCAGcagcaagaagaagaagaaggaagacacTGACCGCTCCCAGTCCAGATCTCCATCCCGCTCCGTGTCAAAGGAGCGGGAACATGCCAAGTCTGAATCCAGCCAGAGGGAAGGTCGAGGAGAGAGTGAGAATGCTGGCACCAATCAGGAGACCCGGTCCAGGTCGAGATCCAATTCCAAATCGAAACCAAACGTTCCATCAGAATCACGCTCCAGATCAAAGTCAGCTTCAAAAACCCGATCTCGGTCCAAGTCTAGATCCAGGTCTGCTTCCAGATCACCCTCCCGATCTAGATCTAGGTCCCACTCAAGGTCCTAA
- the SRSF4 gene encoding serine/arginine-rich splicing factor 4 isoform X2, with the protein MSKWYQPVFSLLSSRYGFVEFDDLRDADDAVYELNGKDLCGERVIVEHARGPRRDGSYGSGRSGYGYRRSGRDKYGPPTRTEYRLIVENLSSRCSWQDLKDYMRQAGEVTYADAHKGRKNEGVIEFVSYSDMKRALEKLDGTEVNGRKIRLVEDKPGSRRRRSYSRSRSHSRSRSRSRHSRKSRSRSGSSKSSHSKSRSRSRSGSRSRSKSRSRSQSRSRSKKEKSRSPSKDKSRSRSRSAGKSRSKSKDQAEEKIQNNDNAGKPKSRSPSRHKSKSKSRSRSQERRVEEEKRGSVSRGRSQEKSLRQSRSRSRSKGGSRSRSRSRSKSKDKRKGRKRSREESRSRSRSRSKSERSRKRGSKRDSKAGSSKKKKKEDTDRSQSRSPSRSVSKEREHAKSESSQREGRGESENAGTNQETRSRSRSNSKSKPNVPSESRSRSKSASKTRSRSKSRSRSASRSPSRSRSRSHSRS; encoded by the exons ATGTCAAAATGGTACCAACCAGTATTTTCTTTGCTCTCTTCTAGATATGGTTTTGTGGAGTTTGATGATCTGCGTGATGCAGATGATGCTGTTTATGAACTGAATGGCAAAGACCTTTGTGGTGAGCGAGTAATTGTTGAGCATGCCCGCGGCCCACGGCGAGATGGCAGTTACGGTTCTGGACGCA GTGGATATGGTTATAGAAGAAGTGGCCGAGATAAATATGGCCCTCCTACTCGCACAGAGTACAGACTTATTGTGGAGAATTTGTCAAGTCGGTGCAGCTGGCAAGACCTAAAG gatTATATGCGTCAGGCAGGAGAAGTGACTTATGCAGATGCTCACAAGGGACGCAAAAATGAAGGGGTGATTGAATTTGTATCTTATTCTGATATGAAAAGAGCTTTGGAAAAGTTGGATGGAACTGAAGTCAATGGCAGAAAAATCAGATTAGTTGAAGACAAGCCAGGTTCCAGACGACGCCGGTCCTACTCCAGAAGCCGGAGTCATTCAAG GTCTCGCTCTCGAAGCAGACATTCCCGTAAGAGCAGAAGCCGAAGTGGCAGCAGCAAAAGCAGTCATTCTAAGAGTAGATCCCGGTCCAG GTCGGGCTCCCGCTCCCGGAGCAAGAGCCGGAGCCGGAGCCAGAGTCGGAGccggagcaagaaagagaaaagcaggagCCCCAGCAAGGACAAGAGCCGCAGCCGCAGCCGTAGTGCTGGCAAGAGCCGCAGCAAGAGCAAAGACCAAGCTGAAGAGAAGATCCAAAACAATGACAATGCCGGGAAACCCAAGAGCCGGAGTCCTAGCAGGCATAAAAGTAAGAGCAAAAGTCGGAGCAGGAGTCAGGAGAGGAGAGTAGAGGAAGAGAAGCGAGGGAGTGTGAGCAGAGGCAGAAGCCAGGAGAAGAGCCTCCGCCAGAGTCGGAGCCGGAGCAGGAGCAAAGGGGGCAGCAGGAGCCGGAGCAGGAGCCGCAGCAAGAGCAAGGACAAGAGAAAGGGCAGGAAGAGAAGCAGGGAGGAGAGCCGCAGCCGTAGTCGCAGCCGCAGCAAGAGTGAGAGGAGCAGAAAGCGAGGCAGCAAGCGAGACAGCAAGGCGGGCAGcagcaagaagaagaagaaggaagacacTGACCGCTCCCAGTCCAGATCTCCATCCCGCTCCGTGTCAAAGGAGCGGGAACATGCCAAGTCTGAATCCAGCCAGAGGGAAGGTCGAGGAGAGAGTGAGAATGCTGGCACCAATCAGGAGACCCGGTCCAGGTCGAGATCCAATTCCAAATCGAAACCAAACGTTCCATCAGAATCACGCTCCAGATCAAAGTCAGCTTCAAAAACCCGATCTCGGTCCAAGTCTAGATCCAGGTCTGCTTCCAGATCACCCTCCCGATCTAGATCTAGGTCCCACTCAAGGTCCTAA